From a region of the Oreochromis niloticus isolate F11D_XX unplaced genomic scaffold, O_niloticus_UMD_NMBU tig00008834_pilon, whole genome shotgun sequence genome:
- the LOC112845977 gene encoding neoverrucotoxin subunit alpha-like, whose protein sequence is QLTFDTNTVSRKLKLSDNNRKVTREGYQSYPDHPDRFDVYSQLLCRNGLTGRCYWEVEWRGDIYISVSYRRIRRKGGSKDCEFGGNDQSWSLYCSDDGPRSVWYHNRGTFLSSSSSGSNRVAVYVDCPAGTLSFYRVSSDTLIHLHTFNTTFTQTLYPGFRVGFRKEISGITVGSRASVCLC, encoded by the coding sequence caactcacattcgacacaaacacagtgagcaGAAAActcaaactgtctgacaacaacaggaaggtgacacgtgAGGGGtatcagtcatatcctgatcatccagacagatttgatgtctattctcagctgctgtgtagaaatggtctgactggtcgctgttactgggaggtcgagtggagaggagacatttatatttcagtgagttacagaagaatcagaaggaaaggaggcagTAAAGACTGTGAGTTTGGAgggaatgatcagtcctggagtctctACTGCTCTGATGATGGTCCTCGTTCCGTCTGGTACCATAACAGAGGGAcattcctctcctcctcctcctctggctctaacagagtagcagtgtatgtggactgtcctgctggcactctgtccttctacagagtctcctctgacactctgatccacctccacaccttcaacaccacattcactcaaactctttatcctgggtttaggGTAGGATTCAGAAAGGAGATTTCTGGAATTACAGTCGGTTCTCGTGCctcagtgtgtctgtgctga